One genomic window of Coffea eugenioides isolate CCC68of chromosome 1, Ceug_1.0, whole genome shotgun sequence includes the following:
- the LOC113771595 gene encoding uncharacterized protein LOC113771595 — protein MAENSQQFGFRDSNPPRRVNETRAPFCKRTGRNSYGNRQQNAFPNRPPGFHQPWQPKSHPSSSNSGSSLEDLVKNLATTTTNLATTTTQLQQEIRSLAANTAQLQQDTKADKKDQDVRISQLATAINRLESHVYGKLPSQPEVNPRNVSAMTLRSGKELEGPKVESSKSKNEEEIEKEIEEERRIRKDPKVTFTPPPTIKSNLPPFPCRLEKTKKVEKEKELLDVFRKVEINIPLLDAIKQIPKYAKFLKDLCTHKRKLRGDERIAVGENVSAMLQRKLPPKCGDPGMFTIPCKIGNTPIRKAMLDLGASINVMPKTIFASLNLGPLKETAIIIQLADRTNAYPEGLVEDVLVQVNELVFPADFYILDMGDEKSLNPSPILLGRPFLSTARTKIDVNEGTLSMEFDGETVNFNIFDVMKYPEESNSVFAVSAIEPFVQETFELDGKDALEVALIKHLELGVTLDVDLREDLLYAVEALHSLPPVSPRYELASLFVPEAQTKLLPSVVQAPELELKPLPKHLKYAFLGDRDTLPVIISSHLSPNQEDKLVRILREHKEAIGWSIADIKGINPSLCMHRIRLEDDAKPVRQAQRRLNPLMMEVVKKEILKLLEVGIIFAISDSPWVSPVQVVPKKAGVTVEENQEGDMVPVRKATG, from the exons ATGGCAGAGAACTCCCAGCAATTTGGCTTCCGTGATAGCAACCCTCCCCGTAGAGTCAACGAG ACTCGTGCCCCATTTTGCAAGAGGACGGGGCGGAACAG TTATGGGAACAGGCAACAAAATGCATTTCCAaatcgtccaccaggattcCACCAGCCATGGCAACCAAAATCGCATCCCTCGTCCTCCAACTCAGGAAGTTCTCTGGAGGACCTAGTCAAAAACCTGGCCACGACTACTACCAACCTGGCCACGACTACTACCCAACTTCAACAGGAGATCAGATCCTTAGCCGCGAATACCGCGCAGCTCCAGCAGGACACCAAAGCTGACAAGAAGGACCAAGACGTTCGAATAAGCCAACTGGCAACTGCCATCAACCGCTTGGAGTCCCACGTTTATGGAAAACTACCATCGCAACCCGAGGTAAATCCCAGaaatgtaagtgccatgacgctgaggagtggcaaggaactGGAAGGGCCTAAAGTGGAAAGTTCAAAAAGTAAAAATGAAGAGGAGATAGagaaggaaattgaagaggaaaggCGTATTCGCAAGGATCCTAAGGTAACCTTCACTCCTCCGCCCACTATTAAATCTAACTTACCTCCTTTTCCTTGCAGGCTGGAGAAGACAAAAAAggtagagaaggaaaaagagcttTTAGATGTGTTCCGAAAAGTGGAGATTAACATCCCTTTACTGGATGCAATCAAGCAGATACCGAAATACGCTAAATTTCTCAAGGATCTGTGCACCCATAAGAGGAAACTGAGAGGGGACGAAAGAATAGCGGTGGGAGAGAATGTGTCAGCAATGCTCCAAAGAAAGCTTCCACCCAAGtgcggagatccaggtatgttcacGATCCCCTGTAAGATCGGGAATACACCGATCAGGAAAGCAATGTTAGATTTAGGGGCGTCAATCAATGTGATGCCAAAGACCATTTTTGCTTCTCTAAATCTTGGGCCACTTAAAGAAACAGCCATCATAATCCAACTAGCTGATCGCACAAATGCATATCCAGAGGGGCTAGTTGAGGATGTCTTGGTTCAGGTAAATGAATTGGTCTTCCCTGCAGATTTTTACATCTTGGACATGGGAGATGAAAAATCATTAAATCCTTCACCTATCTTGTTAGGTAGACCATTTCTTAGCACTGCTAGAACTAAGATAGATGTGAATGAGGGTACTTTgtcaatggaatttgatggtgaaactgtgaatttcaatatttttgatgTGATGAAGTATCCAGAGGAATCTAACTCGGTCTTTGCTGTGAGCGCTATTGAGCCTTTTGTGCAGGAAACTTTTGAATTAGATGGCAAAGACGCATTGGAAGTGGCTCTAATCAAGCATCTGGAGTTGGGTGTAACTCTTGATGTGGACCTAAGGGAAGATTTGCTCTATGCTGTTGAAGCCTTACACTCACTTCCACCCGTATCCCCAAGGTATGAACTTGCTTCTCTTTTTGTGCCAGAGGCTCAGACAAAGTTGCTCCCTTCAGTTGTGCAGGCACCGGAGTTAGAATTAAAACCTCTCCCGAAGCATCTAAAGTACGCATTCCTAGGAGACCGGGATACACTCCCGGTGATCATCTCTTCACACCTATCTCCAAATCAAGAGGACAAACTGGTGCGAATCCTTAGGGAGCATAAGGAAGCAATTGGATGGAGCATAGCCGATATTAAAGGGATCAACCCGTCCTTGTGCATGCACCGGATAAGACTCGAAGATGATGCAAAGCCAGTGAGGCAAGCACAGCGAAGATTGAACCCTCTGATGATGGAAGTTGTGAAAAAGGAGATACTCAAGCTTCTGGAGGTAGGGATCATTTTCGCTATTTCAGATAGTCCGTGGGTGAGTCCTGTCCAAGTGGTCCCGAAGAAGGCGGGGGTGACCGTGGAGGAGAACCAGGAGGGTGATATGGTCCCGGTCAGAAAAGCTACTGGCTGA